One window from the genome of Labeo rohita strain BAU-BD-2019 chromosome 10, IGBB_LRoh.1.0, whole genome shotgun sequence encodes:
- the LOC127171544 gene encoding uncharacterized protein LOC127171544 isoform X1 gives MFLRRIRNSLLFLTFIHLLSTGAENVFRASEGETVNLPCHLAQNDSVKVSVVWTKHSANSTTICKLIFNKTARSLTGDCISHFNFSSESFTLFLSIENVQPSDSGNYSCKTTRLIPPPTLDDTTYVTLKVNARPHLSLQLNSSNDTCIHLLCSMEGLTTEQVNFTWSRQGQSLLHQFTSNSTSSELHLCKPDWSEGDTITCYANYSGTQTEKSILLSSQNASEKGVELIPLLIISSSAAAGLILCIILPVVICKCRKQEEHGSIVFSNKVYENFSFAMARQNTQPIDKPQPEECIYEN, from the exons ATGTTCTTAAGACGGATTAGAAACAGTCttttatttttgactttcattcATCTCCTGTCTACAG GTGCAGAGAATGTTTTCAGAGCATCTGAAGGAGAAACTGTAAATCTGCCCTGCCACTTAGCCCAAAATGACAGTGTAAAAGTTTCTGTAGTGTGGACAAAACATAGTGCAAATAGCACAActatttgtaaattaatttttaataaaacagctAGATCTCTCACTGGAGActgcatttctcattttaatttcagcagtgagtcttttactttatttctaaGTATAGAAAATGTTCAGCCCAGTGACTCTGGTAATTACAGCTGTAAAACAACAAGATTAATTCCACCACCAACACTGGATGACACCACATATGTGACACTCAAAGTTAACG CTCGTCCACatctgtccctgcagctgaacaGCAGTAATGACACTTGCATCCATCTGCTCTGTTCTATGGAGGGTCTGACGACTGAGCAAGTGAACTTCACCTGGAGCCGACAGGGTCAAAGTTTACTTCATCAATTCACTTCTAACAGCACAAGCAGTGAGCTGCATCTTTGTAAACCTGACTGGAGTGAAGGAGACACAATCACCTGTTACGCCAACTACTCAGGCACCCAAACTGaaaaaagtatactgctgtcctcACAGAATGCTTCTGAAAAAG GCGTTGAGCTGATCCCGCTGCTGATCATCTCAAGCAGTGCTGCTGCAGGCCTCATCCTCTGTATCATCCTCCCAGTCGTTATTTGCAAAT GCAGAAAGCAAGAGGAACATGGATCTATAGTATTCAGCAATAAAGTTTATGAGAACTTTAGTTTTGCCATGGCCCGACAGAACACGCAGCCCATCGACAAACCACAGCCTGAAGAATGTATTTATGAGAACTAA
- the LOC127171544 gene encoding uncharacterized protein LOC127171544 isoform X2 yields the protein MFLKWMTNCLLFFTSIYLPNTGAENVFRASEGETVNLPCHLAQNDSVKVSVVWTKHSANSTTICKLIFNKTARSLTGDCISHFNFSSESFTLFLSIENVQPSDSGNYSCKTTRLIPPPTLDDTTYVTLKVNARPHLSLQLNSSNDTCIHLLCSMEGLTTEQVNFTWSRQGQSLLHQFTSNSTSSELHLCKPDWSEGDTITCYANYSGTQTEKSILLSSQNASEKGVELIPLLIISSSAAAGLILCIILPVVICKCRKQEEHGSIVFSNKVYENFSFAMARQNTQPIDKPQPEECIYEN from the exons GTGCAGAGAATGTTTTCAGAGCATCTGAAGGAGAAACTGTAAATCTGCCCTGCCACTTAGCCCAAAATGACAGTGTAAAAGTTTCTGTAGTGTGGACAAAACATAGTGCAAATAGCACAActatttgtaaattaatttttaataaaacagctAGATCTCTCACTGGAGActgcatttctcattttaatttcagcagtgagtcttttactttatttctaaGTATAGAAAATGTTCAGCCCAGTGACTCTGGTAATTACAGCTGTAAAACAACAAGATTAATTCCACCACCAACACTGGATGACACCACATATGTGACACTCAAAGTTAACG CTCGTCCACatctgtccctgcagctgaacaGCAGTAATGACACTTGCATCCATCTGCTCTGTTCTATGGAGGGTCTGACGACTGAGCAAGTGAACTTCACCTGGAGCCGACAGGGTCAAAGTTTACTTCATCAATTCACTTCTAACAGCACAAGCAGTGAGCTGCATCTTTGTAAACCTGACTGGAGTGAAGGAGACACAATCACCTGTTACGCCAACTACTCAGGCACCCAAACTGaaaaaagtatactgctgtcctcACAGAATGCTTCTGAAAAAG GCGTTGAGCTGATCCCGCTGCTGATCATCTCAAGCAGTGCTGCTGCAGGCCTCATCCTCTGTATCATCCTCCCAGTCGTTATTTGCAAAT GCAGAAAGCAAGAGGAACATGGATCTATAGTATTCAGCAATAAAGTTTATGAGAACTTTAGTTTTGCCATGGCCCGACAGAACACGCAGCCCATCGACAAACCACAGCCTGAAGAATGTATTTATGAGAACTAA
- the LOC127172300 gene encoding tapasin-related protein, whose product MCFSLICCGWMLLSLVFAFDDVAANRATAFFVDHGQSAKIRCNYNQTNDMEIITVVLQTLNHTLCYVRLSSRKTNQQNCKDHIKFIWIPKTEEISFDLLNLQIKDTGTYTCTVRRIAKPPQMDLGVERVQVIVRPILSLSCVKRPDGSPMILCSVDFYPDSLEQLWITDGDVLNSSYSNKSFDGSFKQQSYLILPPQTLNDTIYSCWVNHSSLNKPLVANLSSFVCYENGGIAVTVTVVFVMLTVVLTIFLITPVICRHYRRGRQQSVSPVGVCVTPEPVLHEHLLTEILYSTLGDHHPVPCSPAHAHLHNKH is encoded by the exons ATG tgtttctcTCTGATCTGTTGTGGGTGGATGCTGTTGTCTTTGGTTTTTG cttttgacGATGTGGCAGCGAATCGTGCTACAGCTTTCTTTGTCGATCATGGACAGTCTGCCAAAATCAGATGTAACTACAACCAAACAAATGACATGGAAATCATCACAGTGGTTCTGCAAACATTAAATCATACACTGTGTTACGTACGTTTGAGTTCAAggaaaacaaaccaacaaaattGCAAAGACCACATAAAATTTATATGGATTCCAAAGACTGAGGAAATATCATTTGATCTATTAAATCTCCAAATTAAGGATACCGGTACATACACCTGTACTGTGAGGAGGATTGCAAAACCACCTCAAATGGATCTGGGAGTAGAAAGAGTTCAAGTTATTG TGCGTCCCATCTTATCGCTGTCCTGTGTGAAGCGGCCTGATGGATCTCCCATGATTCTGTGCTCTGTGGATTTTTACCCTGATTCTCTTGAACAGTTGTGGATTACAGATGGAGACGTCCTCAACAGCTCATACTCAAACAAATCATTCGATGGATCCTTCAAACAGCAATCATACCTTATACTGCCACCACAAACCTTGAATGATACTATCTACTCCTGCTGGGTAAACCACTCGTCCTTAAACAAACCACTCGTGGCCAATTTATCAAGCTTTGTCTGTTATGAAAATGGGG GCATAGCTGTGACTGTAACGgtagtgtttgtcatgttgacaGTGGTGTTGACTATTTTTTTGATCACTCCAGTCATCTGTAGACATTACA GAAGAGGACGTCAGCAGTCTGTATCTCCTGTAGGAGTGTGTGTCACACCTGAGCCTGTCCTTCATGAACACCTGCTGACTGAGATACTGTATTCAACACTGGGTGACCATCATCCAGTCCCATGCAGCCCTGCCCACGCTCATTTGCACAATAAACACTGA